The segment ACTTCGCATTCTTTAGTGCCAATGGCAGCAAAAGCTGCAGGTCTAGAGTATGCCGATTTAGTGCTTTGGTTACTGCTTCAGACGATGCATCAAAAAGAGGATGCCAACGCATGAATAATTTCATGGACCGGTTCGGCGAAATTTTCGCCATGTTGATGTCTCCACTCTGGAATTACCCCGAGCGGATGCAAAAACTTAGCCGTTTCTTGATGCAGTGTTTTTTAGTGATGGTTGCAATTGGTTTATTGGTTTGGTTGAGCCAGCGTCCTGTTTTTACTTTAAAGCAGATTCAGATAGAGCCATTAGCTAGCCAATCTTTGAAACATATTAACAAGTCGATGGTGAAGCGACAGATTGCTGAAACTGTTCAGGGTAACTTTTTTAGCGTGCGCTTAGAGGATGTGAAACGCGGTTTTGAAAGTATGCCATGGGTGCGTCATGCAAATGTTCGTCGTGTTTGGCCCAATGGGTTAATTGTCAGCATTGAAGAGCAGCAAGCTTTTGGCACTTGGGACGGCATTGATAGCAATACTTTGATTAATAAATATGGCGAGTTATTCGCCGGCCGGATTTCAGAGGTTCCGGATGGGGCGAGATTAATTGATTTCCATGGTCCAGAAGATGCCGGAAAAGAGGTAACCAGCTTATATGAGAGAGCAAGTAACTGGTTTAAGCCTTGGGGTGTGGAAGTGGTGAGTCTTGCGCTAACCGAGCGTTATGCCTGGCATATCAAACTCTCGAATGGAATGAAGGTCGAATTTGGCCGTGATGAAGAAAGCTCGGATAAAAATCTCACGGAAGAGCGAGTCTCACGACTACTCAAGTATTGGCCACAGGTGCAGGAAAGGTGGGCAAACCGAATCGATGTAGTGGATTTACGTTATGCAAATGGTTTTGCAGTTCATCTTGCCTCAGTAAGTTTGAAAAAGAACGATCTTGATGGCAAAAAAAGTGAGTTGAAGTAATGAGGGAATGGGAATGAGTAAAGACAATCGCGATTTATTGGTTGGTTTAGATATTGGAACCTCCAAGGTGGTTGCCTTGGTTGCTGAATTAGCGCCTGATGGTCAATTCAATGTTGTAGGTGTTGGTCAAACAGCTTCAAAAGGTTTGAAGAAGGGTGTTGTTGTAAACATTGAGGCAACTGTGCAGTCTATTCAGAAGGCCTTGGAAGAGGCGGAGATTATGGCTGACCGCCAGATCGTCCAAGTCTTCACTGGGATTGCTGGTAATCATATTGTGAGCTTTAACTCCAGCGGCATGGTGGCTATTCGCGATAAAGAAGTTAGTGCCGGCGATGTGGAGCGGGTGCTTGAAACTGCTAAAGCAATCAATATTCCAACTGATCAACAGATCCTGCATATTCTTATTCAAGAATTCATCATTGATGGTCAAGAAGATGTGCGTGAGCCGATTGGTATGAGTGGTTTGCGACTCGAAGTGAAAGTACACATTGTTACTGGCGCAGTAAGTGCGGCCCAGAATATTGTGAAGTGTGTACGCCGTTGTGGGCTGGAAGTAAATGATCTAATTTTGCAGCCCTTAGCATCAAGCTTGGCGGTATTGACCGAAGATGAGAAAGAGCTAGGTGTTGTATTGGTTGATATTGGCGGCGGCACAACTGACATTGCGATTTATTGCCAAGGATCGATACGTCACACGGCAGTGATTCCAATCGCAGGCGATCAAATTACTAATGACATTGCAATGGCATTACGTACCCCAACGATTGATGCTGAAGATTTAAAAATTGCACATGGCATCGCCCGTCAAGAGATGGCGGATCCGGCGGCGATGATCGATGTTCCTGGAGTGGGTGATCGTGAACCGCGCCCAATGTCAAAGCAAGCATTGGCTGCAGTCATTGAGCCGCGCGTGGAAGAGTTATTCACTTTAGTAAGAGGTGTTGTGCGTGATTCTGGCTATGAAGATATGGTTTCTTCAGGAATTGTGCTTACAGGCGGTACGGCATTAATGCCTGGAATGGTTGAGTTGGCTGAGCAGGTGTTCTTAAGTCCTGCACGTATCGGTACGCCTGAATACCGTGGCCACTTGCATGAAATCTTACGTAGCCCACGTTTCGCTACCAGCATTGGTCTATTGATGGAAGGCCAAGCTCAAGTATTGCGTGGCCGTCGAGTATCTCAATCAGGCGCGTTACAAGGAATTATCACGCGCATGAAGGAATGGTTTGCAGGAAATTTTTAAGTTGTTTTTCGTCGTCGTCAATGTAGTACGTTTTTTACCTAGGAGGGTATATGGAATTTGAAATGTTAGATCAAGAAGTTGCTGGCAAAACCATTATTAAAGTGGTTGGCGTTGGCGGGGCTGGTGGTAATGCCGTCCAACACATGATCCGTCGCGGAGTAAATGGCGTAGAGTTCATTTGCATGAACACCGATGCTGGCGCGTTACAGCGTTCTGAAGCATCTGTGAATTTGCAACTGGGCTCTAGCGGATTAGGTGCTGGCGCAAAACCAGAAATTGGTGCTGCATCCGCTGAAGAAGCTCGTGCTCGTATTGCGGATGTATTACAAGGCGCACACATGGTATTTATTACTGCCGGTATGGGCGGTGGTACAGGTACTGGTGCTGCCCCAATCGTTGCTCAAGTGGCAAAAGAAATGGGTATTTTGACAGTTGGCGTAATTAGTAAGCCATTTGATTTTGAGGGCGTGAAGCGTTTGAAAGTTGCTGAAAATGGCGCCACCGAACTCGAATCATATGTAGATTCATTAATTGTTGTGCTCAATGAAAAACTATTTGAAGTGATGGGTGAAGACGCTGAGTTTGATAAGGCCTTTGCTTGCGCTGACGATGTTTTGCATAACGCGGTTTCTGGCATTGCTGAAATCATTAACGTTCAAGGTTTAATTAACGTAGACTTTGAAGACGTTAAGACTGTTATGGGCGAACAAGGCAAAGCCATGATGGGAACAGCAACTGTTTCTGGCATGGATCGTGCACGTTTGGCTGCTGAGGCTGCAGTTGCTTCGCCATTATTGGAGGGTGTAGATTTGTCTGGTGCGCGTGGCGTATTGGTAAACATTACTGCTAGCCGTTCTTTGAAGTTGTCTGAAACTCGTGAGGTAATGGCTGCTATTCGCGGTTATGCCGCTGATGATGCAACTGTGATCTTTGGAACGGTATATGACGATAGCCTCGGCGATGCTTTGCGCGTAACCGTTGTCGCAACCGGCTTAAATAATCCACAAGCACGTCAAAGCCATCAACCAGAGGTTGTTTGGAGACAGGCTACTGGTACACATGATGCGATTCCAACAATGGCAGACCTCAATAGCTTTGCGCCTGCAAGTGCTTCTGCAGCAATCAGCAAGGTTGGTCTAGATTCTGCATTAAGCACTAGCGCAGGAATGACGATGACTGGTTCTGCTGGCGCTCCAGCAATGGTAGCTCAGCCAACATCGAGTAGTGCGGTTGATTACAGTCAGTACGACTTGCCACGGGTTTTTCGCAGCTCGCGTGAAGCTACCCCTGCACCGATATTAGGTGCAGATAGTTCTCCTCAAGCGAAGACCTTATTGGACAAAGGGGCTGATTACTATGAAATACCTGCATTTTTGCGTAAGCAAGCAGATTAATTGACTGCTCAATACAATAGGTAATTGCAAGATGCCAGCGCAGCGCCCCTCCGGACGACGAATCCTGCGCTTGCGTTGGCACGCTGACTAACAATTACTTATTGGAGACACCATGATTGCTATTGGACAGAAATTACCAAATGCCACCCTTTATGAGTTTTTTAATGAAGAGGCTGAGGGTTGCGCATTAGGACCAAATGCCTTTGAAGTTGAAAAAATTGCTGCTGGCAAAAAGATTGTGATTTTTGGTTTGCCTGGCGCTTTTACGCCAACATGCTCCGCTAAACATGTTCCAGGATATGTTGAGAGCTACGATGCTATTAAGGCTAAGGGCGTAGATGAAATTTGGTGTGTTTCCGTGAATGATCCATTCGTAATGGGTGCATGGGGACGTGACCAAAAGGTTGGCAAGAAAGTCCGCATGCTGGGTGATGGCAGTGCTGAGTTCACCAAAAAATTAGGCCTAGAGTTAGATTTAACGGCTCGTGGTTTGGGTCTTAGATCAGATCGTTATGCCATGATTGTTGAGGATGGTGTGGTGAAATCTTTAGATCGTGAAGCTCCTGGTAAATTTGAAGTAAGTGATGCAGCTTCCATATTAAAGAAGCTGTAATTTTTAATTTATACCCCCTGAATTTAAAGAAACGATCATGATGAAGCAAAGAACCATAGCCTCTCCGGTGAAAACCGTGGGAATTGGTTTGCACTCTGGTCGTAAGGTAACGATTGCCATTAAGCCTGCACCAGTAAATTCAGGGGTTCAGTTTGTTCGAGTAGATACTGAGCAACAATCTCTTGTGCCTGCAACGGCTTTGGCTGTCTGCGACACGCGTTTGGCATCGGTTATTCAGAAAGATGGTGTTCGAGTATCCACGGTTGAGCATTTGCTATCTGCTTGCGCGGGATTAGGTTTAGATAATCTGCTTATCGAGCTTGATGGTGAAGAGGTTCCCATCATGGATGGCAGTGCAGCTTCTTTCTTATTCTTAATTGAGTCTGCTGGAATCGCTGAGCAGGATGCTCCGCGCCAGTTCGTGGTAATTAAGAAGCCAGTCGAAGTTCGTGAAGGCGATAAGCTTGCGCGCCTTGAGCCTTTCTTTGGCTTTAAGTTGGATTTCACGATCGATTTCAAACACCCTGCGGTCGATAAAACAGGTCAACGATTTGTGGTGGACTTTGCAGAACATGCATATCGTAGTGAAATTGGTCGCGCTCGTACATTTGGATTTGCGCACGAGGTGGAAGCGCTTAGAGAAATGGGCTTAGCTCGCGGTGGTAGTTTGGATAATGCGATCGTGCTTGATGAGCATCGTATTTTAAATAACGAAGAACTTCGTTACGAGGATGAATTTGTGCGCCATAAAATTTTGGATGCCATTGGCGACTTGTACTTGGTCGGTCATCCTATCGTGGGCGCTTATATTGCTGAAAAGTCAGGGCATGCATTAAACAACGCACTGCTACGCAAGCTCTTGGAAGACCCGACTTCTTACGAAATTAGTACTTTTGCCGAAAATAAGGCGCCTGCGGCCTATTCTCAAGAAAACCAACCTCTCTTTTTCTGAGGACGCTTTCTTTATTTCGGCTTATGCCGAAGTAATCTTTCTACCGTTTTTCGTAGCTCTGAATCGGGTGCAAGTTTTTGCAACAGATCCTCCCAGGATTTTTTAGCTATCTCGTTAAAGCCCTGTGCTGGTCTGCGTTCTGGGGTGCTTTCACGGGGCTTCACTTCCCACTGAGCAGGTGCGGGTTTTATTTTGACCTGAATGGCCGTGCAATGTACCCCTAATATTTGCAACTCATTGATTAGACTTGGTAAATTCTGCTGCAAGCGATTGCTGATGCTGGCGCTATTCACTAGTAAAAAAAGCGCATTCTCTTTGCTTGAGCTCCATCCCGGCTCAATTTTGGAGCTTAGGTGCTCGAGATCTAACTTTGCCAATGCTTGCTCAAGGGTGAGTTTGAGCTTCACAAGGCCTTCAGTTTTAGCCAGAATCCCGCCTAAACCATTGGATTCGCGTAGGTAATCCACCCATTCGTGGGCAGTCTGCTTACGGGAAGGTTTGCGAGCAAAGTTCATAAAAATGGGGTTCGGATGATAAACTCAAGGTCTTCATTTTCTTCAATATCCCATGGTAATCGGTCTTCTTAAAACCCTGGTCGGCAGTCGTAACGACCGCCTATTAAAACAGTATCGCAAAGTCGTTGCCAAAGTAGCCGCTTTTGAGCCTGGCCTTAAGGCTTTGGACGATGCCGCGCTCGCAGCCAAAACAGATGAATTCAAATCTCGTTTAGCTGCTGGTGAGTCCTTAGATGACATCGCGCCAGAAGCTTTCGCTGTTGTGCGTGAGGCGAGCGTACGTGTGATGAAGATGCGCCACTTTGATGCTCAGCTCATGGGTGGTCTTGCGCTTCACCAAGGCAAGATTGCTGAGATGGGTACGGGTGAAGGAAAAACCTTAACCGCTACTCTTCCTGTTTATCTGAATGCGCTCACTGGTAAGGGCGTGCATGTTGTTACTGTGAACGATTACTTGGCGCAACGTGATGCCGAGTGGATGTCAAGTTTGTATAACTTCTTGGGTATGAAAGTTGGCGTGAATCTATCGCAGATGGATCACAAAACCAAGCAAGAAGCATATGCAGCTGATATCACTTACGGCACAAATAATGAATTTGGTTTTGATTATTTGCGCGACAACATGGTGCAAGACCTAGACCAGCGCGTTCAACGTGGCTTGGCATACGCAATCGTGGACGAAGTTGACTCCATCCTGATTGACGAAGCGCGTACACCATTAATTATTTCTGGTCAGGCGGATGATCATACTGATCTCTATATCAAGATTAATAAACTCCCTTCCTATTTAGAGCGTCAGATTGGCGAAGAGAAGGCTGATGGTACTGGCGTTGAGAAGCCTGGCGATTATTGGGTTGACGAGAAGTCTCAGCAGGTTTATCTGACCGAACAGGGTCACGACAAAGCTGAGCAGGTATTGGTGCAGATTGGCGCCTTAAATGATGGCGATTCTTTATACGCACCTCAAAACATCACTTTGATGCACCACGTCTATGCGGCTTTGCGTGCGCATACTTTATACAACCGTGATCAACACTACGTTGTTCAAAATAACGAAGTCATTATTGTTGATGAGTTCACTGGCCGCCTCATGCAAGGCCGTCGTTGGTCAGATGGTTTGCATCAAGCGGTAGAAGCTAAAGAAGGCGTACCGATTCAGAATGAGAATCAGACACTAGCGACAATTACTTTCCAAAATTATTTCCGGATGTACGGCAAGTTAGCCGGTATGACTGGAACAGCGGATACAGAGGCTTATGAATTCAAGGAAATTTATAACCTTGAAACAGTTGTTATTCCACCGAACCGTATTAGTCAGCGTAAAGATCGCCAAGATCAAATTTATAAGTCTTCTCGCGAGCGCTATGACGCTGTGATTAAAGATATTGAAGATTGTTATCAGCGTGGTCAGCCAGTCTTGGTTGGAACAACCTCAATCGAGAACTCAGAATTAATTGCTGGATTGTTAGATAAGCGTAAGTTGCCGCATCAAGTGTTGAATGCTAAGCAACATGCTCGTGAGGCAGAGATCATTGCGCAAGCAGGACGTCCAAAAATGATCACGATTGCAACCAATATGGCTGGTCGTGGCACGGATATTGTGCTGGGCGGTAATGTAGGTAAGCAATCTGCTCTTATTGAAGCTGATGCCTCTCTTTCTGATGCTGAAAAAGCTGCCAAGATCAAGCAATTGCAAGATGAGTGGCAAAGCATTCATGATCAAGTCTTGGCTGCTGGTGGCTTGCACATTATTGGCACTGAGCGTCATGAGAGCCGTCGTATTGATAACCAGCTTCGTGGCCGCTCTGGGCGTCAAGGTGATCCAGGCTCATCACGTTTCTATCTCTCGCTAGATGATCCATTGCTGCGTATTTTTGCAGGTGATCGTTTGCGCGCCGTGATGGAGCGTTTAAAGATGCCTGATGGTGAGCCAATTGAGGCTGGTATGGTGACTCGATCTATCGAGTCTGCTCAACGCAAGGTTGAAGGTCGTAACTTTGATATACGTAAGCAATTGTTGGAGTATGACGACGTAGCCAATGACCAGCGTAAAGAAACTTATCGTCTTAGAAATGAGGTACTCGAAAGTGCTGATGTTGGTGGGCTGATAACTAATTTGCGTGAAGATGTTCTCCGCTCTGTCTGCTCTTACTATGTTCCAGCCGAGTCAATGGAAGAGCAGTGGG is part of the Polynucleobacter tropicus genome and harbors:
- a CDS encoding cell division protein FtsQ/DivIB; translated protein: MLMSPLWNYPERMQKLSRFLMQCFLVMVAIGLLVWLSQRPVFTLKQIQIEPLASQSLKHINKSMVKRQIAETVQGNFFSVRLEDVKRGFESMPWVRHANVRRVWPNGLIVSIEEQQAFGTWDGIDSNTLINKYGELFAGRISEVPDGARLIDFHGPEDAGKEVTSLYERASNWFKPWGVEVVSLALTERYAWHIKLSNGMKVEFGRDEESSDKNLTEERVSRLLKYWPQVQERWANRIDVVDLRYANGFAVHLASVSLKKNDLDGKKSELK
- the ftsA gene encoding cell division protein FtsA — encoded protein: MSKDNRDLLVGLDIGTSKVVALVAELAPDGQFNVVGVGQTASKGLKKGVVVNIEATVQSIQKALEEAEIMADRQIVQVFTGIAGNHIVSFNSSGMVAIRDKEVSAGDVERVLETAKAINIPTDQQILHILIQEFIIDGQEDVREPIGMSGLRLEVKVHIVTGAVSAAQNIVKCVRRCGLEVNDLILQPLASSLAVLTEDEKELGVVLVDIGGGTTDIAIYCQGSIRHTAVIPIAGDQITNDIAMALRTPTIDAEDLKIAHGIARQEMADPAAMIDVPGVGDREPRPMSKQALAAVIEPRVEELFTLVRGVVRDSGYEDMVSSGIVLTGGTALMPGMVELAEQVFLSPARIGTPEYRGHLHEILRSPRFATSIGLLMEGQAQVLRGRRVSQSGALQGIITRMKEWFAGNF
- the ftsZ gene encoding cell division protein FtsZ, which codes for MEFEMLDQEVAGKTIIKVVGVGGAGGNAVQHMIRRGVNGVEFICMNTDAGALQRSEASVNLQLGSSGLGAGAKPEIGAASAEEARARIADVLQGAHMVFITAGMGGGTGTGAAPIVAQVAKEMGILTVGVISKPFDFEGVKRLKVAENGATELESYVDSLIVVLNEKLFEVMGEDAEFDKAFACADDVLHNAVSGIAEIINVQGLINVDFEDVKTVMGEQGKAMMGTATVSGMDRARLAAEAAVASPLLEGVDLSGARGVLVNITASRSLKLSETREVMAAIRGYAADDATVIFGTVYDDSLGDALRVTVVATGLNNPQARQSHQPEVVWRQATGTHDAIPTMADLNSFAPASASAAISKVGLDSALSTSAGMTMTGSAGAPAMVAQPTSSSAVDYSQYDLPRVFRSSREATPAPILGADSSPQAKTLLDKGADYYEIPAFLRKQAD
- a CDS encoding peroxiredoxin, giving the protein MIAIGQKLPNATLYEFFNEEAEGCALGPNAFEVEKIAAGKKIVIFGLPGAFTPTCSAKHVPGYVESYDAIKAKGVDEIWCVSVNDPFVMGAWGRDQKVGKKVRMLGDGSAEFTKKLGLELDLTARGLGLRSDRYAMIVEDGVVKSLDREAPGKFEVSDAASILKKL
- the lpxC gene encoding UDP-3-O-acyl-N-acetylglucosamine deacetylase, coding for MMKQRTIASPVKTVGIGLHSGRKVTIAIKPAPVNSGVQFVRVDTEQQSLVPATALAVCDTRLASVIQKDGVRVSTVEHLLSACAGLGLDNLLIELDGEEVPIMDGSAASFLFLIESAGIAEQDAPRQFVVIKKPVEVREGDKLARLEPFFGFKLDFTIDFKHPAVDKTGQRFVVDFAEHAYRSEIGRARTFGFAHEVEALREMGLARGGSLDNAIVLDEHRILNNEELRYEDEFVRHKILDAIGDLYLVGHPIVGAYIAEKSGHALNNALLRKLLEDPTSYEISTFAENKAPAAYSQENQPLFF
- the secA gene encoding preprotein translocase subunit SecA gives rise to the protein MVIGLLKTLVGSRNDRLLKQYRKVVAKVAAFEPGLKALDDAALAAKTDEFKSRLAAGESLDDIAPEAFAVVREASVRVMKMRHFDAQLMGGLALHQGKIAEMGTGEGKTLTATLPVYLNALTGKGVHVVTVNDYLAQRDAEWMSSLYNFLGMKVGVNLSQMDHKTKQEAYAADITYGTNNEFGFDYLRDNMVQDLDQRVQRGLAYAIVDEVDSILIDEARTPLIISGQADDHTDLYIKINKLPSYLERQIGEEKADGTGVEKPGDYWVDEKSQQVYLTEQGHDKAEQVLVQIGALNDGDSLYAPQNITLMHHVYAALRAHTLYNRDQHYVVQNNEVIIVDEFTGRLMQGRRWSDGLHQAVEAKEGVPIQNENQTLATITFQNYFRMYGKLAGMTGTADTEAYEFKEIYNLETVVIPPNRISQRKDRQDQIYKSSRERYDAVIKDIEDCYQRGQPVLVGTTSIENSELIAGLLDKRKLPHQVLNAKQHAREAEIIAQAGRPKMITIATNMAGRGTDIVLGGNVGKQSALIEADASLSDAEKAAKIKQLQDEWQSIHDQVLAAGGLHIIGTERHESRRIDNQLRGRSGRQGDPGSSRFYLSLDDPLLRIFAGDRLRAVMERLKMPDGEPIEAGMVTRSIESAQRKVEGRNFDIRKQLLEYDDVANDQRKETYRLRNEVLESADVGGLITNLREDVLRSVCSYYVPAESMEEQWDLPGLENVLASEWGLTVDLQKWVEGAESVDDSEIVERVLQDAKKAYDAKVDLAGRESFAGFERSVLLYSLDTHWREHLAALDHLRQGIHLRGYAQKDPKQEYRREAFELYGELLNVIKNDVVKSIMTVQIRSASELDQASESMNEDLAKLKDLQYQHADADMEVAGSTGDRGALIDIQPAPVRTGPKIGRNDPCACGSGKKYKNCCGALA